In the genome of Solibacillus silvestris, one region contains:
- a CDS encoding sugar ABC transporter permease: MKVVSQILVRIPLILWAFIVIFPLIWMFMGAFKSNAEIFTSPWSMPTDFSFTNFERAWNDYNIGRAFLNSFFVTVLGSFLTLILSIPTAYALERVRSKFGEVLINVYLASMMIPSVLGWIPLFFLLMKFNLLDNLWALSLVYAISHVPFTIFILVGFIGNIPKELEEAAVVDGMSPYGILFKIVTPLIKSGIMTVTILNAISYWNEFFMALILLQTESKNTLGVAMNLLKIDAQYDSAWGVLFAGLCIAVIPVIVFYSIFQRHIVKGMTEGAIK, encoded by the coding sequence ATGAAAGTAGTTTCACAAATTTTAGTACGTATCCCGTTAATCCTATGGGCGTTTATCGTAATTTTCCCGTTAATATGGATGTTTATGGGTGCGTTTAAATCGAATGCAGAAATCTTCACGTCACCTTGGTCAATGCCGACTGATTTTAGTTTTACAAATTTTGAACGAGCATGGAACGACTATAATATCGGGCGTGCATTTTTGAACAGTTTTTTTGTAACAGTGCTTGGCTCTTTTTTAACACTCATTTTATCGATTCCTACGGCTTATGCGCTGGAACGTGTTCGTTCAAAATTTGGTGAAGTGCTGATTAATGTTTATTTGGCTTCAATGATGATTCCATCCGTTTTAGGTTGGATTCCTCTATTTTTCTTATTAATGAAGTTTAATTTATTAGATAACTTGTGGGCATTATCGCTTGTATATGCCATTTCGCATGTACCGTTTACAATTTTCATACTTGTTGGATTTATCGGCAATATTCCTAAAGAGCTTGAAGAAGCAGCGGTCGTCGATGGTATGAGTCCATATGGAATCCTGTTTAAAATTGTGACACCGCTTATAAAGTCAGGAATTATGACCGTGACGATTTTGAATGCCATTTCTTATTGGAATGAATTTTTCATGGCGTTAATTTTACTGCAGACAGAAAGCAAAAATACGTTAGGTGTTGCGATGAACTTACTGAAAATAGACGCACAATACGATAGTGCATGGGGTGTCTTGTTTGCGGGATTATGTATTGCTGTCATACCGGTAA
- a CDS encoding ABC transporter permease produces MTFSSKSKYLFLAFCLLPTFLLFLIFTVYPMLGGLYYSFFEWSGTSANKTFIGLDNYIRLWNDSIIKKAIINDFFFVFVKVIGIMTLALFFAVALTQLKIKEAPFYRIVFFFPNIMSVVVIGILWQFIYDPNMGIVNSLLNQVGLTEWARPWLGDKTWVLPSIAIPAIWAGIGLFMLLIMGGISNVPKSLYEAADIDGASEWQQFWHITVPLVWPQIKTSILYIIITSLNGSFVLVQVMTGGGPGSASEVMGSYLYQRAFEDFQFGYGAAIGVLILVVSLITVLMSQFILKKEKVEY; encoded by the coding sequence ATGACCTTTTCTTCCAAAAGTAAATATTTGTTTTTAGCATTTTGTTTACTGCCGACTTTTCTGCTCTTTTTAATTTTTACTGTTTATCCGATGTTGGGCGGATTGTATTACTCATTTTTTGAGTGGTCCGGAACAAGTGCAAACAAAACGTTTATCGGCTTAGATAATTATATTCGTCTATGGAATGACTCCATTATTAAAAAGGCGATTATAAATGACTTTTTCTTCGTATTTGTAAAAGTTATTGGGATTATGACGCTCGCTCTATTTTTTGCTGTGGCATTGACGCAGCTTAAGATTAAAGAAGCGCCATTTTACCGGATTGTATTTTTCTTTCCGAATATTATGTCGGTTGTAGTTATAGGGATTTTATGGCAATTCATTTATGATCCGAATATGGGGATTGTAAATAGCTTATTAAATCAGGTTGGATTAACTGAATGGGCCCGCCCTTGGTTAGGTGATAAAACATGGGTACTTCCTAGTATTGCCATTCCTGCAATCTGGGCAGGGATTGGATTATTTATGCTACTTATTATGGGTGGTATCTCGAATGTACCGAAAAGTTTATATGAAGCGGCAGATATTGATGGGGCATCCGAGTGGCAACAATTTTGGCATATTACGGTTCCACTCGTTTGGCCACAAATAAAAACATCCATTCTTTATATAATCATTACTTCTCTGAACGGTTCGTTTGTCCTTGTGCAAGTAATGACAGGTGGTGGACCGGGAAGCGCTTCAGAAGTAATGGGATCATATTTATACCAGCGCGCTTTTGAAGATTTTCAATTTGGCTATGGTGCAGCGATTGGTGTTCTAATCTTGGTCGTGTCGCTCATTACCGTTCTCATGTCACAATTTATTCTGAAAAAAGAAAAAGTCGAATATTAA
- a CDS encoding sugar ABC transporter substrate-binding protein — MFVIKERKQTWFLVALMSLMLLLVACSNDEESNSDTEGNSSTEQSTTSSDNTSTESTGDGLSGKLEIQYFVGGYGDGWWKQVIGDFQKQHPDLEIVEHAGPNINTEMNTRWISETPPDVVYIDGAGASETQMIAEGQLMDISEFAKGIKLENGTALLDSFISPAEEVDGGKIYSLPLVFDTWGTWYDAKWFEENGWEVPTDFDSWISSMEKIKADTKIAPFVTTGQHTQYFHRGVLNPAFAAAGGEELLNDLNNGVVEAWKKPETLEVLKKVEKIAKAGLIDSGFAAYNHTQSQMNFLMHKNAYIPVGFWLPNEMKNDTPESFEFGFTPTPMNDPGKPLALVPDIRTIAIAEKSQNPEAAKAFLEFIFTEEYAQAFAESTGAIMNMKDVDLSSNTNVQDFLKNINEMINNPGAVHTYKRYTPDAELQKIAVEITNEIKLLIIDILLGEITAEEFVDKMVKKAEELRK; from the coding sequence ATGTTTGTTATCAAAGAGAGAAAGCAGACTTGGTTTTTAGTAGCATTAATGAGTTTAATGCTATTGCTCGTAGCGTGTTCGAATGACGAGGAATCAAACAGCGACACTGAAGGAAACAGCAGTACAGAACAATCAACGACTTCATCGGATAATACTTCTACAGAAAGTACAGGGGATGGGTTGTCAGGCAAACTGGAAATTCAATATTTCGTTGGAGGATATGGAGACGGATGGTGGAAGCAAGTTATAGGGGACTTCCAAAAACAGCATCCGGATTTAGAAATTGTAGAACATGCAGGTCCGAATATTAATACGGAGATGAACACACGTTGGATTTCGGAAACACCACCTGATGTCGTCTATATCGATGGAGCAGGAGCTAGTGAAACACAAATGATCGCTGAAGGTCAGTTAATGGATATTAGTGAATTTGCAAAAGGAATTAAACTTGAAAATGGTACAGCATTATTAGATAGCTTTATCTCACCGGCAGAAGAAGTAGATGGCGGGAAAATCTATAGTTTGCCATTAGTATTCGATACGTGGGGAACTTGGTATGATGCGAAGTGGTTTGAAGAAAACGGATGGGAAGTACCAACAGATTTTGACAGCTGGATTAGCTCTATGGAAAAAATTAAAGCCGATACGAAAATTGCACCATTTGTAACGACAGGCCAACATACACAATACTTCCACCGTGGCGTATTGAATCCGGCTTTTGCTGCTGCAGGCGGTGAAGAGTTATTAAATGACTTAAATAATGGTGTAGTAGAGGCTTGGAAAAAACCTGAAACGCTTGAAGTATTGAAAAAGGTAGAAAAAATTGCTAAAGCAGGACTAATTGACAGCGGTTTTGCTGCCTACAATCATACGCAATCACAAATGAACTTTTTAATGCATAAAAATGCCTACATTCCAGTAGGTTTCTGGTTACCAAATGAAATGAAAAATGATACGCCGGAAAGTTTTGAATTTGGCTTCACACCAACACCGATGAATGATCCTGGTAAGCCATTAGCACTTGTACCGGATATTCGTACAATTGCAATTGCTGAAAAATCGCAAAATCCGGAAGCTGCAAAGGCATTTTTGGAATTCATCTTTACGGAAGAATATGCGCAGGCATTTGCTGAATCAACAGGTGCGATTATGAACATGAAGGACGTTGATTTATCTTCGAATACAAATGTTCAGGATTTCTTGAAAAATATTAATGAAATGATTAACAATCCAGGTGCTGTTCATACGTACAAACGTTACACACCAGATGCTGAACTGCAAAAAATTGCAGTTGAAATTACAAATGAAATTAAATTATTAATTATTGATATCTTACTTGGTGAAATTACTGCTGAAGAATTTGTAGATAAGATGGTGAAAAAAGCAGAAGAGCTAAGAAAATAA